The following coding sequences are from one Lolium rigidum isolate FL_2022 chromosome 6, APGP_CSIRO_Lrig_0.1, whole genome shotgun sequence window:
- the LOC124661426 gene encoding BTB/POZ and MATH domain-containing protein 1-like: MSSFAGVSMLIGDEVHTTPAVNTCGDSGYHLLVVNDYSRTLREIPNGKVNSSGDFMVGGHKWCICYCPNGADPSCADFISLFFARCCDDDGIEEPVEAKVEFSFVDQVEHQKQMHIRASKSYSFSSKSPSWGFPRFVRRDILERSGNLKGDCFTIRCDIMVCKDLNTKYAGGTVSDIHQHFDYLLQNKVGTDVTFEVSGETFAAHRCVLAARSTVFMAQLFGPMSEGTTSSAIQIKDMRAKVFAALLRFIYTDSFPEIDKNNYLEGDKAEVVEQRQEEEVDYVMWVQDLFVAADRYDLQRLKLLCEDLLSEHIGVSSVASTLALAEQHYCCGLKNACLKFIQVQSPMCVEKIMATDDWEHITMTYPSILNELISKLVSNQKDKKRNHERM, translated from the coding sequence ATGTCGTCATTCGCCGGTGTATCTATGCTCATCGGCGATGAGGTGCACACCACGCCGGCTGTCAACACCTGCGGGGACAGCGGGTACCACCTGCTTGTGGTAAATGACTACTCGCGCACCTTACGAGAGATACCCAATGGCAAGGTAAATAGCTCTGGGGATTTCATGGTAGGAGGCCATAAATGGTGCATCTGTTACTGCCCTAACGGTGCGGACCCCAGTTGTGCGGACttcatctctctcttttttgCCCGTTGCTGTGACGATGATGGCATTGAAGAGCCCGTGGAGGCCAAGGTCGAGTTTAGCTTCGTTGACCAGGTTGAGCATCAAAAGCAGATGCACATTCGTGCTAGTAAATCATACAGCTTCTCTAGCAAAAGTCCATCTTGGGGCTTCCCTCGATTTGTGAGAAGAGATATCCTTGAACGATCAGGTAATCTAAAGGGTGATTGTTTCACAATCCGGTGTGACATCATGGTTTGCAAGGATCTCAACACCAAGTATGCCGGTGGCACCGTGTCTGACATACATCAACATTTTGACTATCTCCTTCAAAATAAGGTGGGTACTGATGTGACATTTGAGGTCAGCGGCGAGACGTTCGCTGCACACCGGTGTGTGCTAGCAGCCCGATCTACGGTCTTCATGGCACAACTCTTTGGCCCCATGTCAGAGGGCACTACGTCTAGTGCCATACAGATCAAAGACATGcgagcaaaagtgtttgcagcttTACTTCGGTTCATCTACACAGATTCATTCCCGGAGATTGACAAGAACAACTACCTGGAGGGAGACAAAGCAGAAGTTGTTGAACAAAGACAAGAGGAAGAAGTAGACTATGTAATGTGGGTGCAAGACTTGTTTGTAGCCGCAGACAGATATGATCTCCAACGGCTCAAGCTCTTATGTGAAGATCTCTTGTCTGAGCATATAGGTGTGAGCTCTGTGGCATCCACTCTTGCTCTAGCTGAGCAACACTACTGCTGCGGATTGAAGAATGCATGCTTGAAGTTTATCCAAGTCCAGTCTCCCATGTGTGTAGAAAAAATAATGGCCACTGATGATTGGGAGCATATAACTATGACCTATCCCTCTATTTTGAACGAGCTCATTTCCAAGCTTGTATCAAATCAGAAGGACAAGAAGAGGAATCACGAGAGGATGTAA